The nucleotide sequence CAACATTGCCGCTGCCGAGGGCAACGGTATGTATCTGGCCCCCAAATTTTTGATGAGCTTTCAAAACTCTGGCCAAATTGAACGCTCCCGCGCTCTGGCCGGGTCGGGCGTAGACCAGTACAGCCAGTTCACCCTTGGTGGCGCTCTGGCCCTGGGTTACGACTTCTGGCCCCAACAGATGCTGCCCCTGCGTGCCGAACTTGAATTCGCCATGCGCGGCAACAACGAAAAAACCTGGAGCGACGGCGGAGCCCTCGTCAATCAGGTCAAAGGCACCTGGAACAGCTCGACCCTGTTTGCCAACCTGTTCTGGGACTTCCACAACGATTCCATCATGACCCCGTACGTGGGCGCCGGTCTTGGCATGGCCTTCAACTACGCTGGCTATGACTTTACCGACAATGCCGGCAACAAGTTCTCCGGCGACGAACGCGTCACCAACTTTGCCTGGAACGCGGGCGCCGGTGTTGCCTTTAACATCAACGACCACTTCGCCATCGACGCGGGCTACCGCTTTGTGAGCCTTGGCTACAACGATGTGAGCGTCACCTCTGGCGGCAACAAGTACGACGTGGGCAACCGCCCCTATAACAACGAATTCATGCTCGGCCTGCGCTACGGCTTCTAGCCGCAGCCTGATCCTGCGCCAGACAAAAGCAGCAGTGCATCCCTGCCAGGGGATGCGCAAGCGTGTGGGCGTGATTGCCTTGTTGTAAAACACAGTTATCTTGCACTGCGTCCAGCACGAACAAAAACCCCGGCCTTTGGCCGGGGTTTTTGCGTTGCGGGCCTGTCGCGACGCCCCCGGCGTAATACATAAAACAGGGCTTGCCCGCCAACGCGCAAGCTAAACTGCAAACGTTCCACAGCAGACCAGCCCGATAGAGAGCCTCCGAGTCAGACAGAATGGACCGACTATAGCCAAGCCCTCTCAAAATCCATAGTCCGGTCAGGCCGCGCCCCCAAGAGGCAACGCAATGCCCGTCCGCCCCATTTACGCTGTCTGCACAGCTGCTTGGAACTTTCTGGATTTTCTTTAAATTCAGCATGTTTTGAGAATCATGTTCACTAATGACAGCTGACGCGACCCGCAGACAGGGTCGAAAATTTCTTTTTCCCTCTTGACAATCTGCCTGACCGTGCAGTGCGCATGCTTTGGCATACCTATATTAAAAAACAAAGAATAAATGAGGAAAATTGAGTAAATTAAAATTCTTTTTGTTGAAAACTTTTTTTGGCATTGTGGAAAATATGACATGAAGGCAAAAAAGCCTTGCAGCCTAAGGATATCCCCCTAGGGGGCTGCAAGCCGCATACTCAAAAAAATTCGATATTCAAGCATATTAGGCACAAATTGGCTTGGGGATAAGAAATTGGCTCCCTGCCTTAAACAGCTCGTAATCCTCAATTGCCCCAAAATCTTATTTTGGGCTATAAGGCGGCATGCGCGAACAATGGTCAGAAATTTCTGAAAATCTCAAGAAAATGCTACATTCCGGCGTTTTCAAGGTCTGGATTGCACCCCTGCAGGCACAAGTGCACGCTGGGGGGCTTCTGCTCACCGCGCCCAATGCCTTTGTGGCCAGCTGGCTTGAAGGCAAGATGCTCCCCACCCTGCGCGAAGCCGCAGCCCCGGTCTTGGGGCTTGCCCCCGCCTCTGTTGACGTGCGCATCACTTTCGCCGCCGACGCCGTACAGGCCCAGGCAAACGCAAACGCCCAGGGTTCACCTGGGCAATACGGCATGCAGCCCCAATTTTCCAGCGCGGTGCGCACCGCCGACGACAGCATGGGCCACGACGAGACCGCTTCGCTGGCGCACGCTTCTTCAGTGCTGAGTTCGGCTTTTTCGGGCCTCACGGCAAACGGCGGCGCGTCCGCCAGCCAGCAAGAAACAACAGCGCTCACTGCCCCTGCCCGCGTGCAGGTGCAGGGCACGCTGCCCATCAGCAGCGCCCCGGCCTACCGGCTGGCCACCAACTGGCGTTATTCTTTTGCCGACTTTGTTGTTGGCCCCAGCAACAATATGGCCGTTGCGGCCGCCCAGGACGTAAGCCGCAGCAGCGGCTGCGTGCGTACCCTCTTTATGAATTCCGCTCCGGGTCTGGGCAAGACCCATCTGGCCCAGGCTGTGGGCCGCGCCATTGCCGAAGAACGCAGCGGAGCGCGCGTGGGCTACCTGACAGCAGAGGACTTTGCCACGCGCTTTGTGGCCGCCTTGCGCAGCCACGACATTGAAAATTTCAAGACCCGCTTCCGTGACCTTGACGTGCTGCTGCTTGAAGACGTGCACTTTTTGCAGGGCAAGGAAAAAATGCAGGACATGGCTCTGGCCGTTGTCAAAAATCTGCAGGCCAAGGGCGGCAGGGTCATCTTTACCTCGTCATTTTCGCCGCGCGAACTGCAACGGGTGGACAGCCAGCTGGTTTCGCATTTTTGTTCCGGTATCCTCACCGACATTGGCCGTCCCAACGAGGACATGCGCCGCCACATTCTTGAGCGCAAGGCCAGGAGCTTTCAGGTTTTGCTGCCCGACTCGGTGTGCGAGCTGCTGGCCTGCCGCCTGGACGGAGACGTGCGCCAGATGGAATCGTGCCTGAACAGCCTTATTTTCAAGGCGCGTCTGCTCAATTGCGGACTTAACCTTGATCTGGCCATGGAAGTGCTCAGCCAGTACACCGAGATTTCGTGCGGCCCGGACCTGCAGACCATTGTGCGCCTTGTATGCGAGAGTTACGGCCTCGACGAGCGCCAGCTCAACTCGCGCTCGCGTCGCAAGGAGTGCGTGCTGGGCCGCAACACAGTGTACTATCTGGCGCGCAAGCACACAGAACTCACTCTTGAGGAAATCGGCGGCAAGTTCAACCGCCGCCATTCCACGGTTATCAAGGGTATTACCAGCGTGGAACGCGAGCTTTCAAAAGAAACCAGCCTTGGCCGCCAGATCGCCAGAGCGGTAAAACTTATCGAACGTAACGCGGGCATGGGCGCGTAAGCGCCCGTGGGCCTGCAGCCCTCCCTGCCCCCGTATCTCCGCATTTTCCCCGTTTTCGCCCATTCGCAGCCGTTGCCGCCTGCAACGGCCCCGTCCCCTTGCGGTCTTGCGTCTGCCACATCACGCTTTTTGCGTAAACCGTGTATTCATTGATACATACCAGTGCGCCCCGTATGCTCTCAAACAGGTAGAGCTTGACGCTGCCGCCGCGTGATGCGGCCTGCAGAACCGCTGTTGCGTAGTCAGGACCGGGGCATGCTTGAAGTAAACATCAGACAAAAGCACGGCAATTTTGAGCTGCGGCTGGGTTTTCACCTGACCGAGTGCGGCATTGCCGTTATTTTTGGCCCTTCCGGATCTGGCAAAACAAGCCTCATCAACTGCATTGCCGGGCTTGAAACTCCCGATGCGGGCCATATCGCCTGCCACGGCGCGACCTGCTTTGATGCCGAACAGGGCATCAACCTGCCGCCGGAAAAAAGACGCCTTGGCTACGTCTTTCAGGATGCCCGTCTGTTTCCGCACCTCTCCGTACGCGACAATCTGCGTTTTGGCATGCGTTTTAACGCCGAGCCGCGCCTTGATGCCGCGCCGGGCGTTGACGATGTCGCCGACCTGCTCGACATAGGCCCCCTTTTGCACCGCCGCCCCGCGCACCTCTCGGGCGGCGAAAAGCAGCGCGTCGCCATTGGGCGCGCCCTGCTCTGCAGGCCCCGCCTGGTGCTCATGGACGAGCCGCTGTCGTCGCTGGACATGAACCTCAAGGAGGGGCTTACGACCTACATTGCGCGTATACCCCGCCAATGGCATGTGCCGGTGCTCTATGTTACCCACTCGCCCGAAGAAGCCCTGGCCCTTGGCGACAGCATGCTGCTGTTGCAGCATGGCCGTCTAGAGGCCCAGGGCGAGGTTGACGTCACACTGG is from Desulfovibrio desulfuricans and encodes:
- a CDS encoding outer membrane protein, which encodes MKRFILALALVLSLALPNIAAAEGNGMYLAPKFLMSFQNSGQIERSRALAGSGVDQYSQFTLGGALALGYDFWPQQMLPLRAELEFAMRGNNEKTWSDGGALVNQVKGTWNSSTLFANLFWDFHNDSIMTPYVGAGLGMAFNYAGYDFTDNAGNKFSGDERVTNFAWNAGAGVAFNINDHFAIDAGYRFVSLGYNDVSVTSGGNKYDVGNRPYNNEFMLGLRYGF
- a CDS encoding DnaA ATPase domain-containing protein, yielding MREQWSEISENLKKMLHSGVFKVWIAPLQAQVHAGGLLLTAPNAFVASWLEGKMLPTLREAAAPVLGLAPASVDVRITFAADAVQAQANANAQGSPGQYGMQPQFSSAVRTADDSMGHDETASLAHASSVLSSAFSGLTANGGASASQQETTALTAPARVQVQGTLPISSAPAYRLATNWRYSFADFVVGPSNNMAVAAAQDVSRSSGCVRTLFMNSAPGLGKTHLAQAVGRAIAEERSGARVGYLTAEDFATRFVAALRSHDIENFKTRFRDLDVLLLEDVHFLQGKEKMQDMALAVVKNLQAKGGRVIFTSSFSPRELQRVDSQLVSHFCSGILTDIGRPNEDMRRHILERKARSFQVLLPDSVCELLACRLDGDVRQMESCLNSLIFKARLLNCGLNLDLAMEVLSQYTEISCGPDLQTIVRLVCESYGLDERQLNSRSRRKECVLGRNTVYYLARKHTELTLEEIGGKFNRRHSTVIKGITSVERELSKETSLGRQIARAVKLIERNAGMGA
- a CDS encoding molybdenum ABC transporter ATP-binding protein; its protein translation is MLEVNIRQKHGNFELRLGFHLTECGIAVIFGPSGSGKTSLINCIAGLETPDAGHIACHGATCFDAEQGINLPPEKRRLGYVFQDARLFPHLSVRDNLRFGMRFNAEPRLDAAPGVDDVADLLDIGPLLHRRPAHLSGGEKQRVAIGRALLCRPRLVLMDEPLSSLDMNLKEGLTTYIARIPRQWHVPVLYVTHSPEEALALGDSMLLLQHGRLEAQGEVDVTLGKARQVGLLPYSPLSLSGAQHEASYRA